From the Gordonia bronchialis DSM 43247 genome, one window contains:
- a CDS encoding DUF2613 family protein, with protein sequence MTNNRLVAGAVAAVAGIVVGIGAVFLGGFLSAETSPSTDLNKVNANNGFVQGSVDYGSRGGAGENN encoded by the coding sequence ATGACCAACAACCGCCTCGTCGCCGGCGCCGTGGCTGCCGTCGCCGGCATCGTGGTCGGGATCGGCGCCGTGTTCCTCGGCGGTTTCCTGTCCGCGGAGACCAGCCCCTCGACCGACCTGAACAAGGTCAACGCCAACAACGGGTTCGTGCAGGGTTCCGTCGACTACGGCTCGCGCGGCGGCGCCGGCGAGAACAATTGA
- a CDS encoding DJ-1/PfpI family protein: protein MTQIAIVVYPQFTALDFVGPYEVLRMLPDAEVRFVWHEPGPIAADSGVLLVGATHTFDETPRPDVVLIPGGPGCAEAARDERVLTWLRQAHPTATWTTSVCTGSIVLAAAGLLDGKRATSHWSAVAALSMYGAQAVTDERVVHAGDVVTAAGVSAGIDLALQLAARIAGDERAKAIQLAIEYDPQPPFDSGDRATASTSTVARSTALLSKDALRPGPMKAATALLWERAVHRIRGTRAPVTAG, encoded by the coding sequence ATGACCCAGATCGCCATCGTCGTCTACCCTCAGTTCACCGCGCTGGACTTCGTCGGCCCCTATGAGGTGTTGCGCATGCTGCCCGACGCCGAGGTGCGGTTCGTTTGGCACGAGCCCGGCCCGATCGCCGCGGATTCCGGCGTCCTGCTGGTGGGCGCGACGCACACCTTCGACGAGACGCCGCGACCCGACGTCGTGCTGATCCCGGGCGGACCCGGGTGTGCCGAGGCGGCTCGCGACGAACGCGTGCTCACCTGGTTGCGGCAGGCTCATCCGACGGCGACCTGGACGACGTCGGTGTGCACCGGCTCCATCGTGCTCGCCGCGGCCGGGCTGCTCGACGGCAAGCGCGCCACCTCGCACTGGTCGGCAGTCGCGGCGCTATCCATGTACGGCGCGCAAGCGGTGACCGACGAGCGAGTGGTGCACGCCGGCGACGTCGTCACCGCGGCCGGGGTGTCGGCGGGCATCGACCTCGCCCTGCAGCTGGCGGCCCGGATCGCCGGCGACGAGCGCGCCAAGGCGATCCAGCTCGCCATCGAGTACGACCCGCAACCGCCCTTCGACTCCGGAGACCGCGCCACGGCGTCGACGTCGACCGTGGCGCGCAGTACGGCACTGCTGTCGAAGGACGCGCTGCGGCCGGGACCGATGAAGGCGGCGACGGCGCTGCTGTGGGAGCGGGCGGTGCACCGGATCCGCGGCACCCGCGCGCCGGTGACGGCGGGATGA
- a CDS encoding universal stress protein: MDVGSIPNGSAPAPGGGQTDAAELPTAQPSGNHTIGAKTDQVLMIAYDGSPNADRAIRYAGTFLRAERAYVVTAWQPGSMSPARMSTLSGGMQPFIDTQLDTGVDQALQAEAESINARGVQLATETGLAARGSLVEVESTVWGALVAAADALDVDLLVTGTRGASGLKALLRSSVAERVLKHCHRPVFIVPAKCEKQPPVTL, encoded by the coding sequence ATGGACGTGGGGTCCATTCCAAACGGGTCCGCACCCGCCCCCGGCGGCGGTCAGACGGACGCTGCCGAGCTGCCCACCGCACAACCCAGCGGCAATCACACCATCGGCGCCAAGACCGACCAGGTCCTGATGATCGCCTACGACGGTTCACCCAACGCCGACCGTGCCATTCGGTACGCCGGCACCTTCCTTCGCGCCGAGCGCGCCTACGTCGTCACCGCCTGGCAGCCGGGCAGCATGTCCCCGGCCCGCATGTCGACGCTGTCCGGCGGCATGCAGCCCTTCATCGACACCCAACTCGACACCGGCGTCGACCAAGCGCTGCAGGCCGAGGCCGAGAGCATCAACGCGCGCGGAGTGCAGCTGGCCACCGAGACCGGCCTCGCCGCCCGCGGTTCGCTCGTAGAGGTCGAGTCGACGGTGTGGGGTGCCCTGGTCGCGGCGGCCGACGCACTCGACGTCGACCTCCTGGTCACCGGAACACGCGGGGCCTCAGGCCTCAAGGCACTGTTGCGGTCCAGCGTCGCCGAACGCGTCCTCAAGCACTGTCACCGGCCGGTCTTCATCGTGCCGGCCAAGTGTGAGAAGCAGCCGCCGGTCACGCTGTAG
- a CDS encoding GlxA family transcriptional regulator, with amino-acid sequence MTRSVVVLGFAGVQPLDSTGPLDVFTSASIALAGRDAAGDGYAVTLVSPGGRPVSSGFGLDFVAHPLPDPSAAIDTLLLPGLVEDDHGTEVAQLVARWLVLHLRRPGGQSQFAPPVWMPRARRRPIRDVQEAIEKHPAAAHRIADLATIASMSPRHFTRVFTEEVGEPPGVYVERVRTDTARRFLEEIDDPMPAVASRAGFGSAETMRRVFVRRLAISPDRYRRSCR; translated from the coding sequence ATGACCCGATCCGTGGTGGTCCTCGGCTTCGCCGGGGTGCAGCCGCTCGACAGCACCGGCCCGCTCGACGTCTTCACCTCGGCATCGATCGCGCTGGCCGGACGGGACGCTGCCGGCGACGGCTACGCCGTCACGCTCGTTTCGCCGGGCGGTCGGCCCGTCTCCAGCGGCTTCGGTCTCGACTTCGTCGCACACCCCCTCCCGGACCCGTCGGCCGCGATCGACACGCTGCTCCTGCCCGGCCTCGTCGAAGACGACCATGGCACCGAGGTGGCGCAGCTCGTCGCGCGTTGGCTGGTACTGCACCTTCGGCGTCCGGGCGGGCAGTCGCAGTTCGCGCCGCCGGTCTGGATGCCACGCGCCCGACGACGACCCATCCGCGACGTCCAGGAGGCCATCGAGAAGCACCCGGCCGCCGCGCACCGCATCGCCGATCTCGCCACGATTGCCTCGATGAGCCCGCGCCACTTCACGCGGGTGTTCACCGAGGAGGTCGGCGAGCCGCCCGGCGTCTACGTCGAACGCGTCCGCACCGACACGGCCCGCCGATTCCTGGAGGAGATCGACGACCCGATGCCCGCCGTCGCGAGCCGCGCCGGCTTCGGATCGGCGGAGACCATGCGGCGCGTGTTCGTCCGCCGGCTCGCCATCTCGCCGGACCGGTATCGCCGATCGTGCCGCTGA
- a CDS encoding TetR/AcrR family transcriptional regulator, with protein sequence MSGGTKRLPRAVREQQMLDAAVKVFAQNGFREASMDAIAAEAQISKPMLYLYYGSKDELFGACLARESGLFIEAMSVGFDPNLSQRDQARTVIREFLRFVHQHSQSWRVLYRVAIGTANFAQLVSDSRQRVTEMVAELIKAGTTVEGASDIDFELTAVALVGASEAVADRITEGDVDLDTATDLLVGIAWRGLKGVGTDRSA encoded by the coding sequence ATGTCGGGCGGTACCAAGCGGTTACCTCGTGCGGTGCGTGAGCAGCAGATGCTCGACGCGGCGGTGAAGGTGTTCGCGCAGAACGGTTTTCGCGAGGCATCCATGGACGCCATCGCGGCCGAGGCGCAGATCAGCAAGCCGATGCTCTACCTCTACTACGGTTCCAAGGACGAACTCTTCGGCGCCTGCCTCGCCCGCGAATCGGGACTGTTCATCGAGGCGATGAGCGTGGGTTTCGACCCGAATCTGTCCCAGCGTGACCAGGCCCGCACCGTCATCCGCGAGTTCCTGCGATTCGTGCACCAGCACAGCCAGTCCTGGCGCGTGCTGTACCGCGTGGCGATCGGAACCGCTAACTTCGCCCAACTCGTCAGCGACAGCCGGCAGCGGGTCACCGAGATGGTCGCCGAACTGATCAAAGCGGGTACGACGGTCGAGGGCGCCAGCGACATCGACTTCGAACTCACCGCCGTGGCGCTCGTCGGGGCCTCCGAGGCCGTCGCCGACCGGATCACCGAAGGCGACGTGGACCTCGACACCGCCACCGACCTCCTCGTCGGCATCGCGTGGCGTGGCCTGAAGGGTGTGGGCACCGACCGCTCGGCGTGA
- a CDS encoding MaoC family dehydratase — translation MGKTITLASAPNTAEIYGKAVTGLLPVIGKPAKVAADATLPDTRYRLDDVRVDPDALQAYCRATGQRFSSTLPLTYPFVLQFPLVMKLMTSAEFPFGAVGSVHMTNTIERRRPIGVDEPLTIVTHAENLREHRKGLLVDLISEISVGSEPVTTQTATFLKQQRTSLSDEPRGPQPKSATPPPPDSILSVDLGRIREYAAASGDRNPIHMGNLPAKAFGFPKAIAHGMWSAAAAIANVEAKLPGDVTYDVRFGKPILLPAKVNLYTRRIDGGGGNFDISILNRKKGYPHLTATTRQS, via the coding sequence ATGGGTAAGACGATCACTCTCGCGAGCGCTCCCAACACGGCCGAGATCTACGGCAAAGCGGTCACCGGGCTGCTGCCGGTGATCGGCAAGCCGGCCAAGGTCGCAGCCGACGCCACGCTGCCCGACACCCGCTACCGCCTCGACGATGTGCGGGTGGATCCCGATGCGTTGCAGGCCTATTGCCGTGCGACGGGGCAGCGGTTCTCGTCGACGCTGCCGCTCACCTATCCGTTTGTGCTGCAGTTCCCGCTGGTGATGAAGCTGATGACGTCGGCCGAATTCCCGTTTGGCGCAGTGGGTTCGGTACACATGACCAACACCATCGAGCGTCGGCGCCCGATCGGCGTCGACGAGCCGCTGACCATCGTCACCCACGCGGAGAACCTGCGGGAACACCGCAAGGGGCTGCTGGTGGACCTGATCAGTGAGATCAGTGTCGGCAGTGAGCCGGTCACGACGCAGACGGCGACCTTCCTCAAGCAGCAGCGGACGAGTCTGTCCGACGAGCCGCGCGGGCCGCAACCCAAGTCCGCCACGCCCCCACCGCCGGATTCCATCCTGTCGGTGGACCTCGGCCGGATTCGCGAGTATGCGGCCGCGTCGGGGGACCGCAACCCGATCCACATGGGCAACCTACCGGCCAAGGCGTTCGGCTTCCCGAAGGCCATTGCGCACGGAATGTGGAGTGCCGCAGCGGCAATCGCCAACGTCGAGGCCAAGTTGCCCGGCGACGTCACCTACGACGTCCGGTTCGGCAAGCCGATTCTGTTGCCGGCCAAGGTGAATCTGTACACGAGGCGCATCGACGGTGGAGGTGGCAACTTCGACATCTCGATCCTGAACCGTAAGAAGGGGTATCCGCACCTCACCGCGACCACGCGACAGAGCTGA
- a CDS encoding glycoside hydrolase family 3 N-terminal domain-containing protein has translation MGSTRRHDRARGGLVAALVLLTCVAVAACSTDSTPAPGSTTASSASASVASSSKPSVAPASVPRSTGCGATKLNATTVRQKLAQLIVVGVTGADDAQGIVNSEHIGGIFVGSWTDKSILSSGAAARISRSSSIPLMVTVDQEGGRVSRLSDLGIDGPSARELARTKTPEQVKALATDVGTKLKRLGVTVDFAPVADVSDESDDEVIGDRSFSNDPAVVTKYASAYAEGLEAAGIMPVYKHFPGHGHGSGDSHLGLVRTPPLAQLKTSDLVPYQTLLREPGNAGVMVGHLIVPGLTNGLPASISRPAIQLLRRGAGYGGPPFNGVVFSDDLSGMAAISARYPIEQAVEKFILAGGDIALWLSTDRVSSVLDTLERAVSAGRLAPRRLDDKVVRVLRAKGVLDC, from the coding sequence ATGGGTTCAACTCGCCGACATGACCGTGCTCGTGGCGGGCTCGTGGCCGCGCTGGTTCTGCTCACGTGTGTGGCCGTCGCGGCCTGCTCCACCGATTCGACTCCCGCTCCGGGCTCGACCACCGCGTCCTCGGCTTCCGCGTCGGTCGCGTCGTCGTCCAAGCCGTCGGTGGCGCCGGCCAGTGTCCCCCGCTCAACAGGTTGCGGCGCAACGAAATTGAACGCAACGACGGTGCGGCAGAAGCTGGCGCAGCTGATCGTGGTAGGGGTGACGGGCGCCGACGACGCGCAGGGCATCGTGAACTCCGAACACATCGGCGGCATCTTCGTCGGGAGCTGGACCGACAAGTCGATCCTGAGCAGTGGTGCGGCGGCACGTATCTCACGCAGCTCGTCGATCCCGCTGATGGTCACGGTCGACCAGGAGGGCGGCCGGGTGTCGCGGCTGTCCGATCTGGGCATCGACGGGCCGTCGGCGCGAGAACTGGCCAGGACCAAGACGCCCGAACAGGTGAAGGCGCTGGCCACCGACGTCGGCACCAAGCTCAAGCGACTCGGCGTCACCGTCGATTTCGCGCCGGTGGCCGATGTCAGCGACGAATCCGACGACGAGGTCATCGGCGACCGCTCGTTCAGCAACGATCCCGCAGTGGTCACCAAGTACGCATCGGCCTACGCCGAGGGACTCGAAGCGGCCGGAATCATGCCGGTGTACAAGCACTTTCCGGGCCACGGACACGGATCGGGCGACTCGCATCTCGGACTGGTCCGGACCCCGCCGCTCGCGCAGCTGAAGACCAGCGACCTGGTGCCGTATCAGACGTTGCTGCGCGAACCGGGCAACGCGGGCGTCATGGTGGGGCATTTGATCGTGCCCGGCCTCACCAACGGGTTGCCGGCGAGCATCAGTCGGCCGGCGATCCAGTTGCTGCGCCGGGGCGCCGGGTACGGCGGTCCGCCGTTCAACGGCGTGGTGTTCTCCGACGACCTGTCCGGCATGGCCGCCATCAGTGCGCGCTATCCCATCGAGCAGGCCGTCGAGAAGTTCATCCTGGCCGGCGGCGACATCGCGCTGTGGCTGTCCACCGACCGCGTGTCGTCGGTCCTCGATACGCTCGAGCGCGCGGTCTCGGCCGGTAGGCTGGCGCCACGTCGCCTCGACGACAAGGTGGTACGTGTCCTGCGCGCCAAGGGTGTGCTCGACTGCTGA